Genomic DNA from Catellatospora sp. TT07R-123:
TATGCGAAAGACCCACAGAAAACCAACAGACCCGATTACAGGCAGTGACGACCGTGACCAGCCGTACGATGAGGTCACGGCTAGGGAGCGTCATCATGGTCGATGGCACGTCGGACGGCGGCCGCCAGACCCTCAGCGTGCGGCAGGCCGCCTTCATCGGAGTCGGCGCCATGGTCGGGGCCGGGATCTTCGCCCTGCTCGGTGCGGCGGGCGAGGTCGCCGGCGCGGCTGTGTGGCTGTCGTTCCTGCTCGCGGGCGGCGTCGCGGCGCTGCAGGGATACTCCTTCGCCAAGCTCGGCGCGCGCTACCCGTCCGCGGGCGGCTTCGCCGACTACCTGGTGCGCTGCTACGGCAACGGGCATGTCACCGGCGTGGTCGCCTGGCTGCTGTACGCCGTCAACGCCATCATCACCGCGATGGTGGCCGTGTCGTTCGGCAGCTACGCCGCCGGGCTCCTCCACGGCGGCCCCTGGCTGATCAAGCTGTTCGCCGTCCTGGTCATCCTGGTGATGACCCTGCTCAACGTGCTCGGCTCCCAGGCCGTCGCCCATGCGCAGACCGTCGTGGTGGTGGTCGTCGTCGGCATCCTGGCGGTCTTCGCCGCCGTGACGCTGTCCGGCGCGAACCCGTCCCTGCTGGCACCGGCCGACTACCCACCGGCGCGCGACATCGTCTCCAGCGTCGCGCTGACGTTCTTCGCCTTCCTCGGCTTCGGCGTCATCACCTTCACCGCGCACGAACTGCGCGACCCGGCCCGCCAGCTGCCCCGCGCGGTGTTCCTGGCCCTGGGCATCGCCACGGTCATCTACGTGGCGGTGGCGCTGGGCGTGTTCGGCACCCTCACCGTCGATCAGGTCGTCGCCTCGGGCGGCACCGCGCTGGCCGTCGCGGCCCAGCCCACGCTCGGGCAGGCCGGTTACACGCTGATGACCCTCACCGCGCTGTTCGCCACCGCGGGAGCGACCAACTCCGGCCTGTACCCGGCCGCCGGGCTGTGCGAGCACATGGCCGGGATCGGGCAGTTCCCACCGGCGCTGGGCCGCCGCCACCGGTCCGGCGCCTCGGTGGGGCTGCTCGTCACCGCGGCCCTGGCCGCGATCATGGCCATCGGCTTCGACCTGACCGCGATCGCCTCGATCGGCAGTGCGGTGGCGCTGGTCGTGTTCGCGCTGGCCACTTCGGGCCACCTGCGCGTCCGGCGTGAGACCGGGGCGAAGGCGTGGCTGCTGGTGCTGGCCGTGGTGACGACGGTCGTGGTGCTGGCGGCGTTCGCGTTCACGACACTGGTCGCCGAACCCGCGACCGCCGTGACCCTGCTCGTGATCCTGCTGGTCGGGGTGGGTCTGGACTACTGGTGGAAGCGCAGTCGCGACCGGGCCGTGAAACGGTGAACGGCGTGCCCGGGTGGGCACGCCGTTCACCCGGGCCGTGCTACAGGGTGAGCGACCAGCTGTCGAGGGTGCCCGTGTCGCCGGGGCCGTAGTCGGTGACCCGCAGGCGCCAGGTCCCCGTCGCGGTGCTGAGCACGTTGGCGACCGTGAAGGTCTTCGTGCCGTGCCACGGGGTGCAGGTGTACTGCCCGCTGCCGCTGTACTTCACGGGGTAGGAGAAGCCGTTGGGGGCGTACAGGGAGATGCCGATGTCCTCGGCACAGGTGTGGTCGACGGTGACGGACACCGTCACCGTGCTCGGGGACGACCCGGTCACCGTCGACTGCACCGGGCTGTAGAACTGCTGGTTGTCGAGGATCGCGTAGTCGGTGCCGTTGGTGAAGGTGCGCCCGGTGCCCGGATCGGTGCGCACGGACACCGCCGCACTGGCCGGCGACCGGTTGCCCGCCGCGTCACGCGCCCTGACCGTGAACGAGTACGCCGTGTCGGCGGCCAGGCCCGTGATCGTGGCGGTCAGCCCGGTGACCGTGGTCGCCAGGGCCGTGCCGTTGTACACCTCGTAGCCGGTCACCCCGACGTTGTCCGTGCTCGCGTCCCAGGCCAGCGTCACCGAGTTGCTCGTCTTCGCCGTCGAGCGCGGATTGCCGGGCGCGGTCGGCGCCTGGGTGTCGCCGCCCCCGCCCGGCTGGGTGCGCGCGCTGACGGTGTTGGACGCCGGGGAGGTGTTGCCCGCGGCGTCGCGCGCCTTGACCGTGAACGAGTACGCGGTGTCCGCGCTCAGCCCGCTCACGGTCGCGGACAGGCCCGTGACCGTGGTCGCCAGCGTCGCACCCTGGTAGACGTCGTAGGCCGTCACCCCGACGTTGTCGGTGCTGGCGTCCCAGGCCAGGGAGACGCTGTTCGCGGTGGTCGCGGTGGAGCGGGCGTTGCCCGGGGCCGTGGGGGCCGCGGTGTCGCCGCCGCCACCGCCGGTGACCAGGGTCAGGTTCCACTTCGCCAGCGCCTCGTTGACCGGCTGGAACATCGACAGCTCGCCGTCGGACGGGTTGGACACGCACTGCGACGGGCCGCCGTCGTGCAGGCCGACGGCCTTGTCGCCCAGCAGCCAGCCGCCACCGGAGTCACCACCCAGCGAGCAAGCCGTGGTCCAGGTCAGGTCCTCGATGACCAGCCCACCGCCGTAGTCGACCGCCTTGTGGGTGTACTTGACGACGCCGCACTGCCACTTGGACGTGTTGCCCGAGTGGCAGACCCGGTCGCCGACCATCGCCTCGGCCGACCCGGTGAGCGTGATGGCGGGCTGGTCCCAGGTGTTGACCGACGCGGACAGGTTCCAGCCCGTCTCGGTCACCGCGACCACGCCCATGTCGCCCTCGCGGCCGTTGACGCTGCGGCTGCCGCCGACGTTGGACGTGCCGAGCCGGTTCTGCTGGCCCGACGCGCCGTAGGCGGGCTGGTTCACGTCGTTGGTGCAGTGCCCGGCGGTGAGGAAGTGCTTGCCGCCGCTGCTGTCGGTGGCGGGGAAGCCCACCGAGCAGTTCGACTCGCTGCCCGGCCACCAGGGGCTGCCGGTCCGGACGTCACCGGCCTGCTGCCGGGGCGCGGAGGTGGTGAACACCAGGCGTACGCCGTCGACGGCGCGCAGCGCGGCCAGGGCGGCGGCGGTCGCGGCCGTCTGACGGGTGGTGTCGACGTTCACGGTCACGTCGTTGGCCCGGACGTCGGCGCCCCAGCCGTAGACTCCGGCGACGCCGGTGCCGACGACCGCCCGGACCCGGGCCAGGATCCGTGCCAGGTCCGCCGGACCGCGGGCGACCAGGTGCGGGACGGCCCCGGCGGCGCGGGCCCGAGCCGCGGCGGCCGGGCTGGTCACCGCGACGGCCAGGCCGCCCGCGTCGGGGTCGAACCAGCTGCCGGCCAGCTGCGCGGTGAGGTCGGCGGGCAGGGTCGCGGCGAGGCGGTGCGCCCGGTCCTGCGCCACCAGCTGGCGGCGGGCCTCGTCGGTGCTGACACCCAGCGCTCGGGCCAGCCCGGCCGCGGCGGCCTGCGGCGCCGAGGCCGGTGCGGACGGTGCGGGGACGGCGGCGGCCGGGCCCGCCTGCCACGCCGTCATCGCGGTCGCGCCGGTGAGTGCCGCGCCGAGCAGCGCGGCGGTGAAGCGTATGCGTGTTCGCATCGGGGGTTCTCCTTCAGGGGATGGGGCTGTCGGGGGGCGAGGCGGGCCGACCATATGGCGGTCCGGCCCGGCCGGTGAACCCCGTCGCGGCGGGCCGGCCGGAAGACAAGGGATTGCCCTGACCTGCCCGGAGGCCGTCAGCACCGGGCCCGCCTGCCGCCGCGTGCCGGTACGGGGGCAGCAGCGGCCGCGGGCACCCCGCGCGCGACGGCAAGGGTTTCCCCTCTTGCGTCCGGGCAGCCGTGCCGCCACTGTCAGAGCTCAGCCGGGCCGACCCGGCCGCGGTCGCCGGAGGGCGGCCGCCGACCCGACGTGGTGTGCCGATGGTGGAACTGATCGGTCGCGAGAAGGCCCGCGCCGACCTGCGCGACCTGCTCGCCGCTGGGCGGCGCGTGACCGTGCACGCCCCGTCCGGCGGCGGCCGGACCGCGCTGCTGGACGCGGTGGCCCGGGAGCACGGCGCCGCGCTGGTCCTGCGCCCGGCGGCGGCCGACCGGGCTGTCGCCTTCTGCGCCCTGGCCGACCTGCTGATGCAGCTGCGCAGCACGGGTCAGGTCGGGCAGCTGCCGTCCGGTCGGCAGCGCGAAGCCGTCGAGGCGGTCCTGGGCGTGCGGCCCGGCGCCGCCGATCCGCTCGCGCTGCGGCTGGCCGTGCTGGCCCTGATGGGCGAGCGCATGCTCATCGTCGATGACGCGCATCTGCTCGACCCGGACAGCCGGGACGTGCTCGCGTACGTGTGGCACCGCGCCGGGCCGGGCCTGCACGTGGTCGTGTCCGTGCGCAGCGGGCACGAGCCGCTGCCGGGCACCGTCGCGCTGGCGCTGTCCCCGCTGGACCCGGCGCACCTGGCCCGGTTGCTGCACGAGCACGGCCTGCCCGCGCGCCTGGCCGGACGGGTCCACCGCGCCAGCGGCGGCCTGCCGGGCCTGGCCCTGGCCGTCGGGGCGGCAGGACCCGAACCCGATGCGGCGGCCGCCGACGCGGCCGTGGTCGCGGCGGTCCGCGACCTGCTGGCCGCGGTCGCCCCGTCGGTGGGCGACACGCTGCTCGCCGCGGCGCTCACCGACCGGCCGAGCCTGCGGACGCTGCGCCGGGCCGGATACGCGGCCGCGGAGCAGGATCTGGCCGGCGCCCGGCAGGCCGGTCTGGTCACCCTCGGACCGCAGGGCGGCGTCGTGTTCACCGCGACGGTGCTGGCCGACGTGCTGCGGCACGGTGCCGCCCCCGGCCGCCTGGCCGCCTGCCACGACGCGCTGGCCGCGGCCGCCGACGACGCCGCGACCCGGCTGTGGCACCACACCGCCGTCCGCACGACCCCGGACGACCCGCTCGCCGAGGCGCTCGCGGAGGCTGCCGAGGCCGCCGCCGCGAACGGCCGTCCCGTCCGCGCCGCCGAGCTGGCACTGCGCGCCGCCGACCTGGCCGGACCCGCCACGCCCCGGAGCAAGGTCGTCGGCTGGGCGGTCGCGGCCGCGCGGGCCGCCGCCGCGACGGGCCGCACCGACCTGGCCACGCGCGCGATGACGCTGCTGGAGGAGTACGGCGCCGCGCCGGCCGAACGCGCGCGGGCCCGCCTGGCCGTCTCCGACGCCGCGGGACAGGCGCTGGACGACCAGGACGAGATGCTCACCCGCGCGCTGGCGGAGGCCGGCGGCGACGACCGGTTGCTCGCCTCCGTGCACCTGCGCCTGGCGTGGCGCGCCAACCTCGCCGAAGGCTCACCGCGCCGGGCGGGTGAGCGCGCCGCCGAGGCCGCCCGCCACGCGGGCGCGGCCGGGGACGCCCCGATCGAGGCGCTGGCACTCACGATGCTGGCCCGCATGCAGCGCATCCTCGGCGACCCCGCCGCCGAGGCGACCCTCACCGCAGCGCTGGCGCTGGCGCCGACGCCGCCCGAGTACGGCCGCCACAACTCCCCCGCGTACGTCGCCCTGCGGCACGCCGTGTTCGACGACCGCCTCGCCGAGGCCCGCGCGGGGCTGCTGGAGCTGCTGCCCGCCGCCGAGGACTCGGCGATCACCGAGGACGTGGTCGACATCCTGCGCAGCCTCGCCGAGGTCGACGTCCGCAGCGGCCGCTGCCAGGCCGCGCACGCCCGAGCCATGCGCGCGGTCGCGCTGGCCGAGCAGAGCGGCCTGTCCCCCGGACCCGGCTGGTACACCGCGGCGACCACCGAACTGGCGGCCGGCACGCCCGCGCGGGCGCTGTCGTACGCCCAGCGGGCGGTCCGCGCCTCCCAGGAGGAGGGCGACCAGGTCTACCTGGCCCGCGCCTGGCACGTCACGGGGCAGATCCACCTCGCGGTGCGCGACACCGGCAGCGCCGTGGCGGCGCTGCGCCGGGTCCAGGCGCTGGAGCAGGCGCAGCAGGTGCGCGATCCGTCACTGCTGCGGTGGCACGCCGACCTCGCCGAGGCGCTCACCGCCACGGGCGAGGCCGACGCGGCGTACCAGCTGATCATCGAGACCCGGCAGGTGGCCGCCGAGCTGGGCCGGGCCGGGGTGCTCGCCGGGCTGGACCGGGCCGAGGGGCTGCACCACTGCGCGCGCGGCGACGCCGCGCAGGCGGTGTCGCTGCTGCGCCGCTCGCAGGAGCAGTTCGCCGCGCTCGGGCTGCCGCTGGAGCGCGGGCGCAGCCTCGTCGCGCTCACCGCGGCCGAGCGCCGCCGCCGCCACCGCACCGCCGCGCTCGCGGCCCAGCAGCTCGCCGAGGAGGTGTTCGCGCACGCGGGCGCGCCCGGCTGGGCTGCCGCGGCCCGGATCACCGGGGCCGGACGCCACCAGCGCGGGCGCGACACCGACGCGCGGTTGCAGCTCACCGAGACGGAGAGCCGGATCGTCGAACTGGCCGCCGGAGGTGCCTCCAACCGCGAGATCGCCACCGCGCTGTTCCTCAGCGTCAAGACGGTCGAGGCGGCGCTGACGCGGGTCTACCGGCGGGCCGGCATCCGCTCCCGTACCCAGTTGCAGCAGGTCCGGCACCGGTGATGCCCGGAGCCGGACCTGCCGTGGGTGCGCGCGGCGGGTCAGCCCGCCAGGATCGCGTTCTTCTGCTGCTCGAACTCCGCGTCGGTCAGGATGCCCTGCGCCTTGAGGTCGGCCAGCGTCTTGAGCTGCTCCAGCTTCGCCGCCATCGGGTCACCGGCCGCCGCGGCGGCCGGTGCCGCGGGCGGAGGCGCGTACTGCTGCTGTTGCTGGGCCGCCAGTTGCTGCTGCTGCGCCGCGTACTGCTGCTGGGCCGCGTACTGCTGCTGCATCTGCTGGTCCTGCTGGTATTGCTCCATCTGCTCCTGGTCGGCCCAGCGGCCGGCCTGGCGGCGTGACACGCGGTTGGAGACCGCCGTGGCGGTGCCCGCGATGACCGCGGTGCGCGCCACTCCCCGTAGAAGTCCCATGATCTCTCCCCCGTCCGTGTTCAGGTGCCGACGCCGGTCCCGGACTCGGCCGCGGCGATGAGTGCCTGCACCGAGATCCGCCCGGTGGCGATCATCTGCGCGCCGCCCTTGCGCCAGGCTATGGCCAGCGGCGCCGCCCAGGTGTTCTCGTAGATCAGGATGCCCGCCGAGTTGCCGGGCTCGATGACCTCGGCCGCCTCCTGGAACTCCTCCTGGCCGAGCAGGCCGGAGGAGGCACCGACGAACACCTCGAAGTCCTTGGCGCCCATGGAGTCCATGTCCTCGACCTTGACCGCCGTGATGGTGCCGTCGAGGTCCTTGCGGATGAAGGCCAGGTCGAGGATGCGGACGATGCCGCGGTCGACCAGGTCCAGCAGCAGCGGGATGCCCTCACCGGTCATCTTGTTGCCGGGAAACTCCAGGATCAGGTAGTCGACCGGGCCCAGCTCCTCGATCTCTTTCATCTCGCCCCCCATGGCGGGCGGCGGGCGCACGCCGCCGCGTAACTGCATCGTAGGTCCGCTGTCGGCGGCCGCACCGGCGTTTGGCCAGGGCCGTCAGCGGCGGCCCGTGCCGAGCTCCCGGCGCAGCCGGCTGGGCGTCTCGACCTTGACCCGGCCGCGCCCGAACGCGTCGACCCGGCCCCACCGGCCCGGGATGTCCAGCAGCTCCATGCGCCCGATGCCCTCCGGCAGCGCCGCGTCGACGACCAGGCTGTCACCCAGCGGCTGAAGGCCGAGCATCGTACGCAGCAGCAGCAGCGGCGCCCCCGTCGACCACGCCTGCGGGCTGCACGCCGTCGGATACTGCACCGGGTAGCGGGTGTCGGCGCGCGGATAGCCGCCGAACGCCTCCGGCAGCCGCCCGTCGAAGTACTCGGCCGCGTCGAGGATGCCCGCCGCGATCTGCGCCGCCTCCCGCTTGAAGCCGTACCGGCGCAGCCCCCAGGCGATGAACGAGTTGTCGTACGGCCACACCGTGCCGACGTGGTAGCCGATCGGGTTGTAGCGCCGCTCCCCCTCGGCCAGGGTGCGCACGCCCCAGCCGGAGAACAGCCGCGGCCCGAGCAGGTGCTTGACCAGCGCCCTGGCGCGCGGCTTGTCGACGATGCCGCTCCACAGCAGGTGCCCGATGTTGGACGACAGCGCGTCGACCTGCCCGCCCTCGCTGTCCAGCGCCAGGGCGTAGTACTGCCCGTCGGCGACCCAGAAGTCGCGGTTGAACCGCTTCTTCAGGTCGGCGGCCTGCCGCTCCAGCTCCTGGGCGTAGTCGGGGTCGCGCCAGATCTCGCGGGCCAGCCGGGCGCCGCGCACGCGGGCGTCGTAGGCGTAGCCCTGCAGCTCGCAGGTGGCACGCGGGAAGCCGGGCAGTCGGCCGTCGCGGTAGGAGATGGAGTCCCACGAGTCCTTCCAGCACTGGTTCTCCAGGCCGGTCTTCTCGTTGCGGCGGCGGTACCAGACGTAGCCGTTGCCGAGCAGGTCGGCGTACTCGTGCACCCAGCGCAGGGCGGCGCGGGCCTCGATCTCCAGGTCCTGCACCAGAGTCTTGTCGCCGGTCCAGCGCTCGTACTCGTCCAGCAGCACCACGAACAGGGCGGTGGCGTCGGCGTTGCCGTAGTACGGGGTGTGCGGCTGCTCCAGGAACGCCGCGCTCTCGCCGTACCGGATCTCGTGCAGGATGCGGCCGGGGTCCTCGTCGCGGAAGTCGTCGAACCGGCTGCCCTGCCGCTCGGCGAGCTCGCGCAGCGTGGTCGCGGCCAGGTCCGGGGCGAACGGCAGCGCCTGCAGGCTGGTGAAGATGCTGTCGCGGCCGAACATGGTCATGAACCAGGGCAGCCCGGCGGCGGGCAGGGCGCGGCCGCCGGAGGTCAGCGGGGAGAACCGCAGCGCGGCCAGGTCGATGAGGCTGCGGCGGTAGGTGTGGCGCAGCGGCTCCCAGTCGCACTCCAGCCGGGGCGCCGCGGCCAGCCACCGGTCGAGGTCTCCGGCCAGGTCGACCGGTCCGGTCAGGGCCAGGTTCGCGGGCTTGCCGTTGAGCCCGACCACGGTCGGGGTGACCCGGATCGTGGTCGACCAGCTCTGCTGCGGTTGCAGCCGGATGGTCCAGGTCAGCCCGTGCTCGTCGAGGTCGGCCCGGGGCTGGGAGCTGATGGTGGTGGTGCGGTGGAAGGTCTCCCGCTGGTAGCCGAGGACGAGCTTGTCGCCGTCGATCCGGCGGTAGACCTTGCCCTTCTTCTTCTGGTCGTTCTTGACGTCGAACAGGTCGGCGAAGTCGGAGGCGGCGTCGATGCGTACCGTCAGGTCCGTCGGACCGTCCCCGTGGTTGATCAGCTCAAGGGTCTCCGTGACGCCGGTGTCGACCGAGCGCCGCCGGATCACCGACAGCTTCGCGTCGACGTACACCGTCCCGGTGCCGGGCACGAGGAAGTACGTCGTCTCGAAGTACTGCAGCACGTCGACCGACAGCGGGTTGAGGCGCTGGCCGTCGACGGTGAGCACCCAGGTGGACAGGAACCGGGTGTCCCAGGTGAACAGCCCGGACGGGTCGGCGGAGGTCGCCTCGATGTCGCCGCGCTCGTCGCTGACGACGTAGGTGTTGCCGTTGAGGATGCGCACCTGGTCGGCCATGGTCAGACCTCCGCTCCACGCCGGCGGGCCGACTCGGGCGGGCCCGCGAACATGCGCTGGAACAGCTGGAGCAGCTCCAGTTGGCCGGTCGCGATGACCACCCCGCGCAGGTATGCCGCCATCCCGTTGTCCCGGCCCGTGATGATCTTCTCGAAGGAGTCGGCGTCGGCCTGCACGACGCAGTCGGCCTTGCCGCCGCGCCGGGACACCGCGATGTCGCCGCGGTCGAGAGTGACCAGCCAGCGCTGCGGTCTGGCCGCCGGACCGATGTCAAAGCGGATCGTGCCCCGGGTCCGCCGCAGGAGCGGCTCGTGGCCCCGGCGGCCCAGCGCCGCGAAGAACTCCTCGGTCGCGGTCGCGGTCGTCGCCGTTTTCGCCATCGTCATCACCCGCTCTGGGAGCTGTCGCTTACCGGCGCATGCTCCCCGAGCGTACTACCGCACTGTATAAATCGTACTCAAATACGACTTATGCGGAGGTGACGACTCAGCTCACTCCTTGAGGTTGATCTTCGGGGCGCGCTGCTCGAACGGGGTCGACAGGACCACCGTGGTGCGGGTGGTGACGTTGGCGGAGGTGCGGATCTCCTGCAGCAGCCGCTCCAGGTCGGCCGGGGACGCGACCCGGACCAGCAGGATGTAGAAGTCCTCACCGGCCACCGAGAAGCACGACTCGATCTCCGACAGGTGCGCCAGCCGCTCCGGGGCGTCGTCGGGCTGGGCCGGGTCGAACGGCCGGATCGCCACGAACGCCGTCAGCGGCAGCCCGATCGCCTGGTAGTCCACTCGCGCGCCGTACCCGGTGATGACGCCGCGCTGCTCCAGTCGGCGCACCCGCTGATGCACCGCGGATACGGAGAGTCCGACCTTCTCGGCCAGGTCCGTGTACGACATCCGCCCGTCGGCGGTCAGGGCCGAAACGATGGCCTGGTCGGTCTCTTCCACGGCGCTCAAGCTACACCGACCCCCCGCCGGGGCGCACCAGCACTTTGAGCGCCTTCCGGTCGTTCATCGCGGCATATCCGTCGGGCACCCCGTCGAGCCCCACGGACACGTCGAAGACCGGGCTCGGGTCGAGCCTGCCCGCCAGCACGTCGGCCAGCAGCTCCGGGATGTACGCCCGCGCCGGGGCGACCCCGCCGCGCAGGGCGATGTTGCGGCCGAACATGTCGCCGATGTCGACTCCGGCCGAGCCGCCGTGCGGCACCCCGACGAACCCGACCGCGCCGCCGTCGCGGGCCACGCCGATCGCGGTACGCATCGACTGCTCGGTGCCGACCGCCTCGATCACCGCGTGCGCGCCGTGCCCGCCGGTCAGCTCCCGCACCCGAGCCACCGCCTCGTCGCCCCGCTCGGCGACCACGTCGGTGGCGCCGAACCGGCGCGCCAGCTCGGTGCGCGCGTCGTGGCGGCCCAGCGCGATGATCCGTTCAGCGCCCAGCCGGTGCGCGGCCAGCACGCCGCACAGCCCGACCGCGCCGTCGCCGACGACCGCGACCGTGGCGCCCGGCCGGGCACCCGCCGCGAGCGCCGCATGGTGCCCGGTGGACATCACGTCCGACAGCGCCAGGATCTTCACCAGCTCCGCGTCGCCGAGCCCGGACGGCAGCGGCACCAGGGTGCCGTCGGCGTGCGGCACCCGCACGGCCTCGCCCTGGCCGCCGTCGGAACCGGGCTGGCCCCAGAAGCCGCCGTCGGGGCAGGAGGTGTGCAGGCCCTCGCGGCAGAACTGGCAGGTCCCGTCCGACCACACGAACGGCGCCACCACCAGGTCGCCCTGCCTGACGGTGCTGACGTCGGCGCCGACGGCCTCGACCACGCCCAGGAACTCGTGCCCGATGCGCTGGCCCGGCTGCCGGCTGGCCACCCCCTGGTAGGCCCACAGGTCGCTGCCGCAGATGCAGGCGTGCGTCACCCGCACCACCGCGTCGGTCGGCTCCCGCAGGCTCGGGTCGGGCACGTCCTCGACGCGGACGTCGTGCGGGGCGTAGATCACCGTTGCGCGCATGTGATCATCGTAGTGGCCGGGGCGGCACGCCCACGGCCGGATGCCGCCGCCTCAGTGGCGCTCGCGCAGCAGGCAGAACTCGTTGCCCTCGGGATCGGCGAAGACGGTCAGGTCCTCCTGCTCGCGGACCAGGGTCGCCCCGGCCGCGACGATCTCGGCGCGCTCGTCGTCGTCGGCGACGATGTCGAGGTGGATCCGCCCTACCGGCGGCAGGTCGACCGCCACGGCGATCCACACGTCGGGCTCGGTGCCCGACGGGTCGTGCAGCAGCACCGACTCCCGCTCGGCCAGGGAGCGGTCGGCGAGCTTGACCGCGTCCTCGTCCACGATGGGCAGGCCCGTGACCAGGCTCCAGAACGGCGCCATGACATACGGGTCACGGCAGTGGATGACGACCGAGGAGATGTACGGCATGGCGCCAACTTAGTGCCAGGTTTGGGACCGGGCGCCACCGGATATCCCGGCCCTTGACATCCGGAGCCGGGCGAGCCTTACCGTAGGTGACCGTTACCGCTTCCGGTACCGGTACCGCAGCGGAGGTGCCCATGCGCACGACCATCGCCGACATCGCGCGGATGGCCGGGGTGAGCAAGGCGACGGTGTCCCGGGTGCTCAACGCCCGCCCCGATGTCGACCCGGCCACTCAGCAGCGTGTTCAGCAGATCATGGCCGACACCGGGTACGTGCCCAGCTCGCACGCCGTCGATCTGGCGCGGGGCCGCACCCGCGCGCTCGGCGTGCTCACCCCGGACCTCCGCACGCCCTGGCTGGCCGAGCTGCTGCACGGCGCCGCGGAGACGATGCAGACAGTGGGTTACACGCTGTCACTGCATCCGGCCGGTGACGGCACCGGCTGGGACCGGTTCGCCTCCCGCGCCGCCGCGCAGTCCTTCGACGGCATTCTCGCGGTCTGCCCCGCCGACACCACCGCTGAGCTGGAGCAGCTCAGCGAGCGCGGGGTGCCGGTGGTCGTCGTGGACGCCGGGAGCGGGTCCGGGCTGCCGTCGGTGGCCACCGACCACGCCGACGGCGGCCGCCGCGCGGCCGAGCACCTGCTGCTGGCGGGACGGCTGAAGCTGGCCATGATCACAGGGCCTGCCGATCATGAGGCGGTGGCGGAGTGCGCGGCCGGTTTCGGCGACCGGCTGGCCGACACCGGGGCGGTGCTGCGGGCCAGTTGCGTGACCGAGGCCGACGGCACCGAGCAGGGCGGCTACGACGCCGCGCAGCGGCTGCTGCGGGCAAGGCTGTTCTTCGACGGCCTGTTCGTGCACGGGGACGCGATGGCGGCCGGAGCGCTGCGGGCCCTGCGGGAGGCGGGCCGGTCGGTGCCGGGCGAGGTCGCGGTGATCGGCTTCGACGATCTGCCGCTGGCGGCGTTCACGCATCCGACGCTGACGACGGTGCGGGTGCCGTGGCCGGAGCTGGGCGGTGCGGCGGCGCGGCTGCTGCTCGACCTGATCGGCGGC
This window encodes:
- a CDS encoding APC family permease — its product is MVDGTSDGGRQTLSVRQAAFIGVGAMVGAGIFALLGAAGEVAGAAVWLSFLLAGGVAALQGYSFAKLGARYPSAGGFADYLVRCYGNGHVTGVVAWLLYAVNAIITAMVAVSFGSYAAGLLHGGPWLIKLFAVLVILVMTLLNVLGSQAVAHAQTVVVVVVVGILAVFAAVTLSGANPSLLAPADYPPARDIVSSVALTFFAFLGFGVITFTAHELRDPARQLPRAVFLALGIATVIYVAVALGVFGTLTVDQVVASGGTALAVAAQPTLGQAGYTLMTLTALFATAGATNSGLYPAAGLCEHMAGIGQFPPALGRRHRSGASVGLLVTAALAAIMAIGFDLTAIASIGSAVALVVFALATSGHLRVRRETGAKAWLLVLAVVTTVVVLAAFAFTTLVAEPATAVTLLVILLVGVGLDYWWKRSRDRAVKR
- a CDS encoding fibronectin type III domain-containing protein — encoded protein: MRTRIRFTAALLGAALTGATAMTAWQAGPAAAVPAPSAPASAPQAAAAGLARALGVSTDEARRQLVAQDRAHRLAATLPADLTAQLAGSWFDPDAGGLAVAVTSPAAAARARAAGAVPHLVARGPADLARILARVRAVVGTGVAGVYGWGADVRANDVTVNVDTTRQTAATAAALAALRAVDGVRLVFTTSAPRQQAGDVRTGSPWWPGSESNCSVGFPATDSSGGKHFLTAGHCTNDVNQPAYGASGQQNRLGTSNVGGSRSVNGREGDMGVVAVTETGWNLSASVNTWDQPAITLTGSAEAMVGDRVCHSGNTSKWQCGVVKYTHKAVDYGGGLVIEDLTWTTACSLGGDSGGGWLLGDKAVGLHDGGPSQCVSNPSDGELSMFQPVNEALAKWNLTLVTGGGGGDTAAPTAPGNARSTATTANSVSLAWDASTDNVGVTAYDVYQGATLATTVTGLSATVSGLSADTAYSFTVKARDAAGNTSPASNTVSARTQPGGGGDTQAPTAPGNPRSTAKTSNSVTLAWDASTDNVGVTGYEVYNGTALATTVTGLTATITGLAADTAYSFTVRARDAAGNRSPASAAVSVRTDPGTGRTFTNGTDYAILDNQQFYSPVQSTVTGSSPSTVTVSVTVDHTCAEDIGISLYAPNGFSYPVKYSGSGQYTCTPWHGTKTFTVANVLSTATGTWRLRVTDYGPGDTGTLDSWSLTL
- a CDS encoding LuxR C-terminal-related transcriptional regulator, with product MVELIGREKARADLRDLLAAGRRVTVHAPSGGGRTALLDAVAREHGAALVLRPAAADRAVAFCALADLLMQLRSTGQVGQLPSGRQREAVEAVLGVRPGAADPLALRLAVLALMGERMLIVDDAHLLDPDSRDVLAYVWHRAGPGLHVVVSVRSGHEPLPGTVALALSPLDPAHLARLLHEHGLPARLAGRVHRASGGLPGLALAVGAAGPEPDAAAADAAVVAAVRDLLAAVAPSVGDTLLAAALTDRPSLRTLRRAGYAAAEQDLAGARQAGLVTLGPQGGVVFTATVLADVLRHGAAPGRLAACHDALAAAADDAATRLWHHTAVRTTPDDPLAEALAEAAEAAAANGRPVRAAELALRAADLAGPATPRSKVVGWAVAAARAAAATGRTDLATRAMTLLEEYGAAPAERARARLAVSDAAGQALDDQDEMLTRALAEAGGDDRLLASVHLRLAWRANLAEGSPRRAGERAAEAARHAGAAGDAPIEALALTMLARMQRILGDPAAEATLTAALALAPTPPEYGRHNSPAYVALRHAVFDDRLAEARAGLLELLPAAEDSAITEDVVDILRSLAEVDVRSGRCQAAHARAMRAVALAEQSGLSPGPGWYTAATTELAAGTPARALSYAQRAVRASQEEGDQVYLARAWHVTGQIHLAVRDTGSAVAALRRVQALEQAQQVRDPSLLRWHADLAEALTATGEADAAYQLIIETRQVAAELGRAGVLAGLDRAEGLHHCARGDAAQAVSLLRRSQEQFAALGLPLERGRSLVALTAAERRRRHRTAALAAQQLAEEVFAHAGAPGWAAAARITGAGRHQRGRDTDARLQLTETESRIVELAAGGASNREIATALFLSVKTVEAALTRVYRRAGIRSRTQLQQVRHR
- a CDS encoding SHOCT domain-containing protein gives rise to the protein MGLLRGVARTAVIAGTATAVSNRVSRRQAGRWADQEQMEQYQQDQQMQQQYAAQQQYAAQQQQLAAQQQQQYAPPPAAPAAAAAGDPMAAKLEQLKTLADLKAQGILTDAEFEQQKNAILAG
- a CDS encoding DUF6325 family protein, producing the protein MKEIEELGPVDYLILEFPGNKMTGEGIPLLLDLVDRGIVRILDLAFIRKDLDGTITAVKVEDMDSMGAKDFEVFVGASSGLLGQEEFQEAAEVIEPGNSAGILIYENTWAAPLAIAWRKGGAQMIATGRISVQALIAAAESGTGVGT